The DNA window gaaaaaaaaccctacatcATAGTAGCCAACTTGCAGCTATAGCTACCTTgtgatatataaaacattaattgaCATTAAGTGTTAATATTTGTGAATTCATAGTTCGAGCAAGATTTAAAAACCCTCTTAAGATGCATTAGAGCCTTTACCTGAAGCCACTTATCACCATCAGTACATTTCTGCAAAGGTTGGCAAAGACCTCATAAACATATTGGAACGGGAAAGAAAATTTGAGACCGAGACAGGCCAAccatcaaaacagaaaaaaaaaaaaaaaaacccactagaTAACACAAACTCTTTCTTCACATTACatataagaaataataaatgtcaCAATAGAAGCCTACTGGCCATCACTGTTTTGTCCAATGGCTCACCCAGAGACTTGGCGCTGTGTGCGTATGAGGGTGGGTGCACAGTGGGAGAACGTGGCATGGTGGAGTGGCCAAACAGGCAGTCGCCCTGTGCACCCAGTGAGGGCTCCCTCTGCCCACTGAAGATGCTCTCATCAGAGAAGGTCCGCTGCAGTGGCCGGGGACACGGGGTGGACACTGAGAATGAGGGCTGAAGGACAGGAAGGTACACTAGACTAGGTCACCAAGAAGCTGCTGACCATGTCGTATGGTAATTTCATGGTAATGCAGTTTGTTCTGCAGCTCATGGAACCTCAAAAAAAGTTTGTGAGACTACCAGTCATTCTGGATGATGTGTTATGGTTTATTGCTCAAATTCTCAGATATTATTCCAGATCAATGTTATCAAATTAATTACATCTATCATACGACGTAATTTTAGAGCAGAATAAACACAAGAATTAACATTCATAACATGAAACATAATTGATTATTACAGTTAATAGGGGTGAATTCATACCACTATAGCCCTCTCCACGTGCCAGTTACAGTACCTTCATTTTGCTGCAGGTGGGTGGAGGGCTGTCCAGGGTGATGAGTTTCTTTAGCTCTTCCTCCACATTGGACTttggggggtgttggggggacTGGGTCACCCTCATAGTGGCCCGCAGCTGGGGATGCCCACCCACATGCCCATCGCTCTGATGGCGCCTGAGTCAAAGAGGAAGTAAATAGAGCCACAAACCATTTAGCAAGACCAGCACACATTTACCTTACAAAACTCCCTACCCAGGGTCTGAACCCAGCGTTAGGCACCACCAAGTGAAGAAGTAGCTGCTTTAATTTCTAGAGTCAATAAAGGTCCAGTGAGTGACAAGGGTTTTGTGGTAAACTGGCTTGCAAGAGAACGGCAGTATTGTTTAGGAAGAGATCTTGTTAAGTGTTACCACCATTGCATTTCAGGGGAAAAGTATTGCAATTTAAATCCAGATTGACCAGCCCTGCTTCAAGCCATAAAGTTTCAAGAAGCATTTCAGGTGTGAGCAATTATTTTAAAGCTCTGAAATGAGGCAGCACTTTCCGCTATTAAAAGACAGCTACACTTTAAATCATTCATGGCAATAACCATTCCCCTCAGTTGTCTTCAGACTAGTCAGCAACTAATGTATTTCCATCCAACTGataacattaaaataagcaATGTTGCAAAATTTTAGATTTGTCCCATCAACAAAGCCCCAGCTGACACATTCTAAACCTCAGATCAGCTTTTAGGACAAGCATGACTAATATTCCATATCGTAacaacaattattttaatgcatACAAATCCAGGAGGCAGTCTTCAATTTGCCTCACTCAGATGTAGACCAAGAGAGTGacttcttaaaaaaacaaccccccccccccccaaaaaaaaaaccccaacaaaaaacAGGTTCAGATATTTACCCTACTGAAAACTATAATAATGTCTCTCTGCCTTGGCCCTCTTAGCACTTGTTTactcatttttaatatttaacagtaaTTTTCTCAACTGTAAGTTACAGAAAAACACTTGCTACAAGTCCTAAACATTCCTGGTAGTAAACAAGACAATGACACATTTGGCCACAAGATGGAGACAACAGTTTTACATGAACTTAAAACACTGCTATAACTGTCAGGTCCTATCTCAGTACTACCATTTACATGATGAACCCAATACAGAAACTGCTATTTTATCCAGCATTTTAGCCAGTAACATTGGATTGAGagctggtgactgtggaggccatttgagcaCAGTGAACTCAGTCATGTTCAAGAATCCAGTTTGAGATGATATGAGGTGTTACATGGCACATTACCATACAAACGTTGCAGCAAAAATCGAGAATCGTCAGACCAGACAAAGTTCCAATACTCTATTGTCTAATTTTGGTGAGCCCGTGTGAATTTTTATAGTCAGCTACCTGTTTTTAATTGACAGGAGTGGCATccagtgtggtcttctgctaCTGAAGCCCATCTGCTTTAAggtatggtgtgttgtgtgttcagagatATGCCTCAGCATACCTTGAtaatgagtggttatttgaTTTACTGTTGTCTTTCTATCAGCTTGAACCGGTCTGGCCATTCTCTTCCGAAACATGGCCCTTGGAATTgccactcactggatattttctctttatctGACCATTTTCTGTAAACCCTagatatggttgtgtgtgaaaatacaAGTAGATCAGAAGTATTCAAATTAGCCCAGAATCCAGAATCAACCACcatgccatgttcaaagtcacttaaatcacctttcgtCCCTATTCTGATGCTTGGTTTTAATTTCATCTTGACCACGTCTATATGCCTTAACacattgagttgctgccatgtcACTGACTGCTAATGAGCAGGTACAATGGGTATACAACgcaataaagtggccagtgtgtgtgtgtgtgtgtgtgtgtgtgtgtgtgtgtgtgtgtgtgtgtgtgtgtgtgtgtgtgtgtgtgtatacatacatatacacacacacacacacacacacacacacacacatatatacatacatatacacacacacacacacatatatatacatatacatacacacacacacacacatacatacatacatacatatacacacacacacacatatatacatacatatacatacacacacacatatatatacatacatatacatacacacacacatatatatacatacatatacatacacacacacatatatacatacatatatatacatacatatacatacacacacacatatatacatacatatacatacacacacacatatatacatatacatacacacacatatatacatatacatacacacacatatatacatatacatacacacacatatatacatatacatacacacacatatatacatatacatacacacatatatacatatacatatacatatacatacacacacatatatacatatacatacacatatatacacacattatatatatataatatatatatacatacacatatatacatatacatacacatatatacacacattatatatatatatatatatatatatatatatatatatatatatatatatatatatatatatatatatatatatatatatatacacacacacatatatatacatacacatatatatacacacacacacacacacacacacacacacacacacacacacacagtaatgcaaTAAAAGAATgcaagtatttatttttaaaaagtaactaGATTTCTTGGGTGCATTTTCTCaaaaatattgatattttgtGAGATAGCTGGAAGAACAGATTTGGCTCCCAAAACTCTCCTTAAGGATTaaggtgagaaaaaaaaaaaaaagataaaacttTTTGCATGATAATGAActgaaactaaaacaaacaatctaAAACAATTAAGACCCAGAAATAGAAAATTTCCAGGTTGCGCAGAACAGAACCATCCTTATCTGAAGCTGCGTGTAATTCATTTGGAAagggaaaagaacaaaatgcagGAGGAGCTTTGAGGCTTTCCCCATGgggccttttttgtttttgagcgAAAAACATTTACTACTCtgataaaatacattatatatttttggtgATCTCAGATTTTGGCACAGTATCTACTTATTGATACTACTTCTAACAGCTTAGATCTTAGGTTTGAGTTTCATCTGTGTGGGATCTGAAACACCTACTCCTGTATGTACATCCTTGATACTCAAAAGCACTAGAAATCCTGGAAGCTACTACTTTTTATCCGGTTAGCATGCCTAACTTACTTGCGACTGTTGCCAAAATCAACAGAGTTGATGGTGCCTCCGGGTTTTTTCCAGCCAATAAGATACTTGCTGGTGGCTCCCTGGCGTGGGTAGAAGCTCTTAGGCCCAGGAGAGGAAGATGGacgggtggaggaggaggtagaAGGGGCTGAGTCCTCCTGGGTTAAGCTTAGTGGGCTGGCAGAGTGTGCTGAACTCAGGGTGCtttgagagagaggggggggaccAAGCATGaggaaacatgaaaacacacaaacacctcctgTCTACAGCCCATAGTAagtgaaacaacaaaaaaaaaccaaaaaacaaacaaaaaaaaagcctaaaaCTGAGCGCATCTCATGCACACCCTTGGTCAAACAGTATTGCTCTATTTTCCGGCCAGCAGAAGCTGAATGTCACATACAGCATAGCTATTGAGGTCAGCAGAGTTCATGGGCTTTTCAGGAGAGGAGATCCACTCATGCTCTGCATTCCTGAGCAATTTGTGCGGTCTCTACTCTCTCTGAGACAGAGGAAGCATGCATATCCTGCCAAGAACAAGCCACTGCTTGTTGAGTCTGAACCACAGCATCTGTGCAGTTTGCCTTGCACTACGAGTGTTATGGCAACACTTTTATATAAAGTCCTCACTTAAGGacttttcaaaacatttacaaaaccaCACCATTTGTTTACAGATCCAATAATATCATTTATAAATACCAGCACCTACATTATCTGCAGATGTCTACAAAAGCATGAATAATCAGAACTTGTCTAGTTGTATATGCACTACAAGTGTCCTATGAAGTCCGTAAGTGAGAATAAAATTAAGTATTTATATACTAATAACGTAGGTAATAATAGACATCCTAACAATCAGCATCATTGTGTCACACTTCTTCATGCTTCATGCACTAAATTATCATATGCTTTTAGAGACCTGTACCTAGAATGAGAAGCTGCATCACTGAGAGTATGGGAACTAGCATCCGGAGCTGTGGTGCTTTTTGCCTGGTTCTCAGTGATGTCTCTGGCATGAGAAGATTCTGAGGCTGGGGCCGAGATCTCCGAAGCTGCCCTATCGGTTGGAGTAACCTCACCCCAGTGAGCTGAGGCCTTCTCTTTGGGCTTGGCGGTGATGCTGACCGGAACAGAGTCAGCGTTCCTGGGAAAAGGCCCATGGGGTGATGACTCGACCCTGGCGCCAGCAGATGCCCCATGTGGGTATCCAGCCATGAAGCCGTTTAGGTTGGAATCCAGCTGGGGAACAGGCCTCCCACCACAGTCATACAGCTTCTCATCACTGCGTGTGGAGCTGGAGGTGCTGGAGAGTGTGTTGCTGGCAGAATAGCTGGTGGATGTAGGATCACTCTGTAGTATAATAGAGAGGAGAGCTGTCAGGAGTCAACActttgaaaagagaaggagtACAAACATGGAAGATCACAGACACACCTTCATATTGGGATTCAGTGTAGTGTTATGGTCTTTTTGGTGCTGCTGATCGATGCTCAAGAAGACGGTTGTTTCATTCATCAGAGGGGAGTCTAAATCACAAAAggtcaaaaaataaagaatagcTTACAGAACAGCTTATACGTAtgaactgttttaaaaatgtatgcttACATAAGTTGTACAATAAAGCCGTACAATGCAGTAAATGCTGAGCAATAAAACAATTCGGTAAATACCCCCAAGGggaccacaaaaaaaaaaaaaaaaaaaagacaaaagactaCACATGCTCCAAATTGTGAAACTAAAGAAAACCTGCCAGTATTGCTGATTACCTGATGGGGTTCTGCTAGAACTCTTGCTGGCTCCTTTCCCCTCCATTACTCTGGCCCAGCTTGGTGGGACTTGCACACCGTCTTTCATACTATGACACTCTGTGGCCAATGGGGAGTTACGATTCACATTAAACCTGAACAGGGTGTTTGGAGTGGGGGTGCTGATGCAGAAACAAAGGGGCTTCCTTTAAGAAACGTTCCTAAAGATTAGGATCTATGACTAAAAGTCATCTTATATATTAACTGATAATGAAGAATGCAATTTGTCAGATTAGCTCATACACATGAATGTGTTGGTAATTTCCAATCTAatttaatgatgatgataatgtgtctgttttcatcATAAATCCATGCAAACATGTTATTTAACATGGTTGCAAACATATAGACTGGGACTGTGATACAGGGTTCTATTAAAgtattaaacttttaaaaactgTTGAGTGAACATTTGTAGCACCTACCCATCTGGAATGGACTTCTGATACCACTGTGAAGCGCTGGAGGTGGCATCGCTGGAGTATGATTGGTTGTTGCGGGTGTGGGGGGACCGCCCCATCACAATGGAACAAGCTAGGGCATAGTTATCAGAGCCTGGAGAATACCTGAAGGAGACAGACTCATATGAACAATTAAGCCCCAAGCCAGTACAACATTCAGCAATCTCAGACATATGATGCATCTACAGAGTAAATATGGTTACAGTTTTTGCAGCTTTAAAGGGAAAACTGCACTAACACAAGGATCAAAGAGAAGCATGAATGTGAAAAGATGCATTTGCAAAGAACTACATAACACAGGTACACTAATTTGGAGGATGGGATTCATCAGCAAGCTTTAATGTCTAATCTTTAAGGGCTTAAAGCTTAAGGTTTTCCTCTGGTAATATTTGAACATCAGGGTTTCTCATAGGTAAATAGCTAGGCGAAGCGCTTGGAGACCTGGCAGGGGAACCTAAGTGTATGAAAGGATCATTTTGgggaaggaagaggaagaggtctTGATCTTGCTCTTATGTTCTTATCCCAAATGACTGCAAGTGGATTATACACTGGGAAGGTACAATGGAAACATTATACAAATTATAATAATGGCCTACTGTGCTGACATGCATTTCGAACTTCACATTAaagatttacaaaaaaaaaggaaaaggccATGAACCCTCCATTTGACTCAGGTTTCGCCTGACATTTCCCCTCAAACCATGGGCTACCTTTTTGGATTCAGTGGGCggccatcactggacacactgcGTGGGATGACCGAGACCCTATTTGCGTAGTCAGAAGACTGGCCCTTGCTTAGAGTTGCACCCATGCTTAAATTACGATTCTGGGAAGTAGAGACCGCAGCCTGTGGAGCAGTGGTGACTCGAGGCCacttgttgttattgttgcgAAAGGGGAACTTATACTCGTATGGCATCCCCTCCTTGTGGTTTTTGTAATCCACTAGCGGCATGTGGTATATCTCCGAGCATCCTCTTTAGAACAAAGAAACACCCATTCAGTAATAGAACCATCAACCACAGAAGCACAATTAGGAAAGAGCACTTGCAACAAATTGGTTACAAATATAATtcaaggaaaaacaacaaaaacaaaaagattgaTACTATCAGTTGTTTTACCACATATTCCTTTTCACAAAACTTTATTAGTTAATCCACAATATTGTTTTAGTCCTTATGCTTGTACAAAAAATTGCCCACAGGCAAAAAGTCACACTACATAAGTTCCAAGCcccaagcaaacaaaaaaggtcATGAAGCCGCATGGGGTCTTAATAACCAGAAAGTACTCTTTTAAACCCTTCAACTGGCATGTGGAGCTCACCGGCGTGGCGTGGAGTCCTCATGCGGGGGTATGATTACCACCCGCACCATGACTGAAGTGCGCAGCAGATCAATCATCTGCTCATGTGAGAGCGTCGCCACGGGGACCTTGCAGATCTCCACTAGGCGGCTGCCCTGACGCAGGCCTGCTTGCCAAGCATAGCCATAGGGCTCCACCTCTGCCACCACACCCTCAAAGTTCACGTGGAAGCCCAGCTGGCCCAGAGCATTCCTTCTCAGGGTCATCTCCTTCGTCTGGCCACCCTTGGTCACCAACTTGGCGAAACAAATGGATAAGAAACATTGCTGAGGCAAAAATCATCTCACTGTCTGGGCTGCTGGTGGGTTGGCGGCGTTTCCTCTCCTTTAAGGAAGAGAAAATGGGAGTTCTCTCCTTTTAACCCAGAATACTATTGCTTTTTATATTGCCTCTACTTCATATTGGAAATGGCGTTTCCTCTGATCTTTATCCTCAATACATTTTGAAGTTATACGTGATTCTGgcacattttctttaaagaatAGTCAAATAtcttcagaaatgaaatatgtatTCTGATATTGCATTCCATAGAGCATTTTAAAGAATTAGTTTACAAAGAATCACTAATGCGTCATTAATTTGTTGGCATATTGACATTCCATGTGTGTTAGCATACAGACAAGAGGAATCTCTAAAAATAAGATGAGTGAATGTTGATATGCAAAAAGTTGGACAGgaacactttattttgagtggtcctttataaatgattaataaacaaacactcagagTAATTGCAACATTGTCATGAATAAATCAGATGAGAGTTTGATCTAATCGCATTCAAGTTTACTCATGAGTAGAACTATTCAAGGGTCAGACACCAGCGATAAGACATCAAACCAACCcaactaaccttaacctcaacTAACCTTAGCCTCACTGTAcaatcccaccactgccaccattCACGATTGATTTTACATGTGGTAGCATGTTTAGGAGTTCAAACCAGGGTTTGCCAGGTAAGTACTACTCAGTCTCTTCCTGGTAAGTTCCAACTCAAGACATGCATTTCGTGGTGATCACAGACAAGAGAAGAAACATGGTGTAGAAAGAGTAATGAAAactttaaaaagccattttccTGGCATAAGGATTTGTGTAATAGGTGTGTTTTAGTCCATCAGATACCATAAAATTGGTTCTTCTGCCTTAACACAGAATATTGTCTAAAGCCACAAAGCCAATTAGACAAACATCTCACAACAGGCTTCTTACTTGCTTTCTTCTAGACTGGATATTTCCTTTATAATCTTGTAGCCCTGTCCCCAGTCAGACTGGGCTTGACCACTGCTAAAGCAAGTGGGGTTAACAGAGAATCAGACGACAAACTAAGTActattacacatacataatttTCGACACAATGTATAATGCGCCATTTAGCCATTTGTACACAATACAGGTAAATATATTCTTGATATCTCATATTTAATATGTCACTGCTTATCAACACTGGGCAGTGCTAACAAAAAGCAGTGCAGTAGGGAGGAATAACTTTGCGGAGGAATTAACTGACCTCTAGGCGTTTGACAACCTCGCTGAAATCCTCTGTGTTGTTATTGATGGATCGCAGGGAGACGCTCTCTCCACGCTCATAGTAGATCTTCATAGAGGCAGGGCTGCCCAGTGACCAGCCAATTACATCCCTCACAGAGCAGCTAAAAACCAAAGCTTTTGTCTCCTGATCTAGTATGATGACAAACTCATTGGAGATAGCTAgcagcccctccctctctgcccctgCAGTCTGATCCTCCAAGTGCACCACCCACGTGATTGCCCCCAGACTGCGAAGCTCTGCCGCACCATAGGGTCGGTTCTTCTCTTTCCGTTTGTGTGCCAAAGAGATGAAGGGGAACTTTCCAGAAGGTTCCACCAGAGTGCTGGTGACATGGCGCTCAGCGAGGTCACGCAAGTACTCCTGCCGTGTCCGAGTAGCCATGGCACCAAATTTGTCTGATTTGTGAGCTGCGTTCTCTGCATTAATGACCTTTGTCAGGAGGAAATCTCTGAAGATTGTGGATTTGGGCAAGATCACATCTCTAGGGATTGGAGGTCCAAATGAGGGCACATCACTGGAGCGACTAATTGCCACACTggggacaaaaacaaaataataattagtgCATTTTCAGACCAAAGGCAAACTCAAGTTTCTACATTCATCACTCATCATAAAACTAATGA is part of the Electrophorus electricus isolate fEleEle1 chromosome 13, fEleEle1.pri, whole genome shotgun sequence genome and encodes:
- the LOC113579851 gene encoding signal-induced proliferation-associated 1-like protein 1 isoform X3 codes for the protein MTSLKHSPSERLVVGTVRATEDHYTRQLHLTNRRTPLQPENSYQVGSMIGVPKMGVRARVADWPPRRDGGALRHTSAGAETGSSLGSHAKLRTLITPEDSTMYHSIHKTRQSKFHPANRDGSREGHLIKLSDNGGSCHRTRHIRQRSNSDMTLSELDGSGDGGEDWGCAGTKWSPLHREYGSTSSIDQHAVSSSVVSKNRLFEMLMDYQEETQDHCSPAPERLEELLTLNNKLDLLDSGEDMKDGPPSGRLRDRDKQPKRRSKSETGGESIFRKLRTVRAEVGSLKVGSDVEDVKPPLKPWVCQKGFAHYDVQSMLFSLNEVIQNRQSSAATRKNKTSGASAASAFSASATSTLSSTHSLPYSSPGGSQEELNAQDGPSLDTADEEGNGLVLNCPCFCTETGGSIRHRFGPALPGEVGGGGSRGLGGDDLMRRLHCTGAGVAVVEGPKDASSLLNDRENQYVIEHVDLGAYYYRKFFYLRDHWNYFGLDESLGPVAVSIRREKWEEDKEHGQQYNYRIIFRTSELITLRGSILEDAVPSSAKHGTTRGLPLKEVLEYLLPELDVSCLRLAVNTPKVTEQLMKLDEQGLSFQVKVGVMYCRAGQSTEEEMYNNEMAGPAFEEFLQQLGERVRLKGFTKYRAQLDTKTDSTGTHSLYTAYKDYEIMFHVSTMLPYTPNNKQQLLRKRHIGNDIVTIIFQEPGAHPFTPKNIRSHFQHVFIIVRVHNPCSDNTCYSVAISRSSDVPSFGPPIPRDVILPKSTIFRDFLLTKVINAENAAHKSDKFGAMATRTRQEYLRDLAERHVTSTLVEPSGKFPFISLAHKRKEKNRPYGAAELRSLGAITWVVHLEDQTAGAEREGLLAISNEFVIILDQETKALVFSCSVRDVIGWSLGSPASMKIYYERGESVSLRSINNNTEDFSEVVKRLELVTKGGQTKEMTLRRNALGQLGFHVNFEGVVAEVEPYGYAWQAGLRQGSRLVEICKVPVATLSHEQMIDLLRTSVMVRVVIIPPHEDSTPRRGCSEIYHMPLVDYKNHKEGMPYEYKFPFRNNNNKWPRVTTAPQAAVSTSQNRNLSMGATLSKGQSSDYANRVSVIPRSVSSDGRPLNPKRYSPGSDNYALACSIVMGRSPHTRNNQSYSSDATSSASQWYQKSIPDGTPTPNTLFRFNVNRNSPLATECHSMKDGVQVPPSWARVMEGKGASKSSSRTPSDSPLMNETTVFLSIDQQHQKDHNTTLNPNMKSDPTSTSYSASNTLSSTSSSTRSDEKLYDCGGRPVPQLDSNLNGFMAGYPHGASAGARVESSPHGPFPRNADSVPVSITAKPKEKASAHWGEVTPTDRAASEISAPASESSHARDITENQAKSTTAPDASSHTLSDAASHSSTLSSAHSASPLSLTQEDSAPSTSSSTRPSSSPGPKSFYPRQGATSKYLIGWKKPGGTINSVDFGNSRKRHQSDGHVGGHPQLRATMRVTQSPQHPPKSNVEEELKKLITLDSPPPTCSKMKPSFSVSTPCPRPLQRTFSDESIFSGQREPSLGAQGDCLFGHSTMPRSPTVHPPSYAHSAKSLEMY